CAGGGCGACCTCGATGAGCACCTGCCGACGATGCACGGCTTTGACGAGTTTTGCGGCAACCTTTACCACCTCAACGCCGAGGAAGAACCGGAAAATGCAGACTACCCGGCGGACATGGTCATGGCCGACGGCCAAACTTTTATTGAGAAATTTGGCCCGCGCGGCGTCATCAAGTCCTTCTCGGACGGCAAGGGCGGCCAGACCATTGAGGACACCGGCCCTCTCACCAAGAAGCGCATGGAAACCATCGACGAGGAAACCCTCGCGCTGGCCAAGGACTTCATCAAGCGCAAGAACGCCGCCGGCGAGCCTTGGTTCTGCTGGTGGAACGGCACGCGCATGCACTTCCGCACGCACGTGAAGGAAGAGCACCGTGGCATTTCCGGCCAGGACGAGTATTCCGACGGCATGGTCGAGCATGACATGCACGTGGGCGAGCTGCTGGCTCTTCTCGACGAGCTCGGCATTGCTAACGACACCATCGTCATGTATTCCACGGACAACGGCCCGCACTACAACACTTGGCCCGACGCCGGCACCACGCCATTTCGCGGGGAGAAGAATTCCAACTGGGAGGGCGCCTACCGCGTGCCTTGCTTCGTTCGCTGGCCCGGAACTTTCCGTGAAGGCGAGTGGCTCAATGGCATTGCTTCGCACGAAGACTGGCTGCCGACCTTTGCCGCTGCTGCGGGCAACACGGAGATTAAACAAGAGCTGCTCGACGGTGTGGACCTTAATGGGCGTTCCTACCGCAACCACATCGATGGCTACAACCTGCTGCCGTACCTCACAGGCGAGGTCGAAGAATCGCCCCGCAAAGAGTTCTTCTACGTCAACGACGACGGTGCCATCGTGGCCATGCGCTATGACGCATGGAAGGCTGTCTTCCTCGAAAACCGTGGCGAGAAGTTCGGCGTGTGGATGGAGCCGTGGGTCGAGCTGCGCGTGCCGCTGATCTTCAACCTGCGCCGCGATCCATTCGAGAAGGCCCAGCACAATTCCAACACTTACTACGACTGGCTCCTCGAGCGCGCCTATGTGCTCGTGCCGATGCAGGGCATGGGAGCGAAGTTCCTCCAGAGCATGGCGGACTACCCGCCCAGCCAGACCGCCGGCTCCTTTAACCTGTCTAAAATTCAGGAGCAGATCGAAGCCAATATGACCGGCCACTAATTCGTTTTAACCACGGTCGCAGTCTTCGGACTGCGGCCATTTTTTTATCCGTTATGAAATACCTGATAGCCGTTCTCTTTTGTGCGGTTGCGCTCTGCGCCGACCCGTTGCCCTCGTGGAATAAAACTGACTCTAAGAAACAGATTATCGGCTTCGTCGAGAAGGTCACTGATCCGAAGTCGCCGGACTTTGTCCCGCGAGATGAGCGCATCGCCGTCTTCGATAATGACGGCACGCTGTGGTCGGAAAGACCGGTCTATTTCCAACTGATTTTCATCTTCGATCAGATCAAGAAAATGGCACCAGATCACCCGGAGTGGCAGACCCAGGAGCCGTATGCATCAGTGTTGAAGGGCGACTACAAGTCAGCGCTTTCGGCCAAGGAAGAAGCGCTGGTCGAGATGGCCCTCGTGGCCCACAGCAATATGACGGGCGCGGAATTTAAGCAGGCCGCGCGTGCGTGGCTCGACTCCGCCGAGCACCCCAAGACGGGCATGCTTTACAAAGAGATGGTCTTCCAGCCGATGCTGGAGCTATTGGCCTACCTGCGAGCCAAGGGCTTTAAGACTTTTATCGTGTCCGGTGGCGGCGTGGATTTCATCCGTGTGTTTGCTGAGGAAACCTACGGCATCCCGCCGGAGCAAGTTGTCGGCACCACGCTCAAGGCGAAATACGAAGTCCGCGATGGCAAAGGCGTGCTCGTCAAAGAGCCCGAGATCGCACTGATCGACGACAAGGCGGGCAAGCCGGTGGGCATTTATCAGTTTATCGGTCGTCGCCCGATCTTTGCCGCGGGTAACTCCGACGGCGATTTTGAAATGCTGGAATACACGACCACGGGGGAGGGCCCTCGCTTCGGCATGCTCGTCCACCACAACGACAGTCAACGCGAGTGGGCCTACGACCGGGAGTCGCACGTCGGCCAGCTCAACCGCGGCCTTGACGAAGGCCCTGATCGCGGCTGGCTGATTGTGGATATGAAGAACGACTGGGCGAAGATTTATCCGTCCGTTGCCGACTGATTACGGCTAGTTCGCAAACACGTAACCCTTGGCCAACGCTTGGTATTCGGTGACCTGCGTGGCCTGCCATGCCTGATCCTGGCCCAGCTCTTGAGCAAGGATCTCGGCGACGGCGGGTGCCGCTTCGATGGAAGCCTTGGCATTGAGCAGGAGCGAACGCGTGCGGCGGGCGAGGACGTCTTCCACCGTGCGCGCCATTTCGTGCCGTGCGTG
This is a stretch of genomic DNA from Cerasicoccus sp. TK19100. It encodes these proteins:
- a CDS encoding HAD family hydrolase; protein product: MKYLIAVLFCAVALCADPLPSWNKTDSKKQIIGFVEKVTDPKSPDFVPRDERIAVFDNDGTLWSERPVYFQLIFIFDQIKKMAPDHPEWQTQEPYASVLKGDYKSALSAKEEALVEMALVAHSNMTGAEFKQAARAWLDSAEHPKTGMLYKEMVFQPMLELLAYLRAKGFKTFIVSGGGVDFIRVFAEETYGIPPEQVVGTTLKAKYEVRDGKGVLVKEPEIALIDDKAGKPVGIYQFIGRRPIFAAGNSDGDFEMLEYTTTGEGPRFGMLVHHNDSQREWAYDRESHVGQLNRGLDEGPDRGWLIVDMKNDWAKIYPSVAD
- a CDS encoding arylsulfatase; protein product: MKMKPLLLALCAGLTALSASAQDAKKPNILVIWGDDIGITNISYNSHGLMGYQTPNIDRIASEGIGFTDYYGQQSCTAGRAAFISGSVPVRSGMTKVGLPGAKEGWQKTDCTMATVLKSQGYATGQFGKNHQGDLDEHLPTMHGFDEFCGNLYHLNAEEEPENADYPADMVMADGQTFIEKFGPRGVIKSFSDGKGGQTIEDTGPLTKKRMETIDEETLALAKDFIKRKNAAGEPWFCWWNGTRMHFRTHVKEEHRGISGQDEYSDGMVEHDMHVGELLALLDELGIANDTIVMYSTDNGPHYNTWPDAGTTPFRGEKNSNWEGAYRVPCFVRWPGTFREGEWLNGIASHEDWLPTFAAAAGNTEIKQELLDGVDLNGRSYRNHIDGYNLLPYLTGEVEESPRKEFFYVNDDGAIVAMRYDAWKAVFLENRGEKFGVWMEPWVELRVPLIFNLRRDPFEKAQHNSNTYYDWLLERAYVLVPMQGMGAKFLQSMADYPPSQTAGSFNLSKIQEQIEANMTGH